A stretch of Girardinichthys multiradiatus isolate DD_20200921_A chromosome 20, DD_fGirMul_XY1, whole genome shotgun sequence DNA encodes these proteins:
- the sfi1 gene encoding protein SFI1 homolog isoform X3 encodes MQSGSGRHSDSVRLRPVRSEGESRQLRRVQTRKVPYRVGYNWNKGGRLKELRIRHLARKFLKIWMHNTFGRALTLDASCHYSRGVLRRAFERWRDDWWTSRREWSLMMRAECHYRYYLFNLTFYGWRNFTSSQRQKKTKLQHAQSLADRRLIHLALDRWKVFIEIRRAHWRMLELSLEQKRLSDLHSVWNLWQTRLQRQQHLKMLEGRAQEQRALRLQSKAWNLWKETHGAACYQKEEESKAALYFILRLKTRAFHQWMSFASHQKAKKDTQAMAQRAGRLRLVRKCLSEWRIALSHKQKQERRLQAADHLAVQSTRRRALGRWRGYVQLCREKVDRNQTARQHFQHHLLRAGLLGFSLNVTWSKTHRLNNNMAVQHCQQTMVTKYWKLWINQLEEAEDQSFQPLTDKAVTNYRVSVMRCFFHHWREKLAEQSRMQEMEHRADVWFAERILPQCFRSWVEFTLQGQLRGQRRLKAEVFNRQRQFTWVFYTWWGRSEKHKEQKLFERMAVLHEEQRCLQRAWLRWRRWTQQQIREAEKQEASHHLYTHRLLHNTLMQWRDYSAEMRDRRLRELQACRRRDLHSLQWAVEKWKKFVQKRRVKKSRLKEVREHHEAKLLKHSFVAWENHRFEMSLMYEHAKELQQQQTQSLLRKTLTAWREKAELLAEFRLAEQQAQEHFQQSTQKKVFHAWREVTTHALLKRDQQREALSRAQISVNKARLLLVFRQWRKQTMEARRQRINMEKARRHHNSKLLSTALNAWSKYHCQHQRNKVMKRQGLLLLRLKMYQKFFEQWKTKLQHRQRLANQTERALWHWSLTLQAKVLLGWRLWVTEQHSKRKHVARAALVYRDKLLREGVTCILTYAAHMNDLTASLTQPSQEQRSQRLQRVVKRCAMRWKWRALRKPQKEQEVREQPLRKSVTFCLPYLGSVSTPDSAEQEDEALSSQKFNLSSTEAALEPPHLPAVSCLHHDKDPSTSSYETSFISATESPLETRTQDLLLPPSAFMTSRIQKSLNSSGLREAPFVPLHESVSPSKHLPPGFQDPSLKNPPDDDASALTSELLSIQIDMKNFQQSKKQLWAWRKLRDVLRSWVQMSAEDEVEKRAVCEELKELEKRIEELSAELEKQKPTVRLHVERIQRLQSALNNTGVYPLH; translated from the exons ATGCAAAGTGGTTCCGGCCGACACTCGGACTCAGTGAGGCTGCGACCCGTCAGATCTGAGGGTGAATCCAGACAGCTGCGCAGAGTTCAGACCAGGAAGGTCCCCTACAGGGTGGGATACAACTGGAACAAGGGAGGGAGACTCAAGGAGCTCAGAATAAG ACACTTGGCAAGAAAATTCCTGAAGATATGGATGCACAATACCTTTGGTCGAGCCCTGACCCTGGATGCCAG TTGCCACTACAGTAGAGGTGTGCTGAGAAGAGCGTTTGAAAGATGGAGGGACGACTGGTGGACGTCCAGGAGGGAATGGAGCCTTATGATGAGAGCAGAGTGTCACTACAG GTATTACCTGTTTAACTTGACATTTTACGGATGGAGGAACTTTACATCttcacagagacagaaaaagactaAATTGCAGCATGCACAATCATTAG CTGACAGGCGACTGATACATTTGGCTTTGGACAGATGGAAGGTTTTCATTGAGATCAGGAGAGCACATTGGAGGATGCTTGAATTGTCTCTTGAGCAGAAGAGGCTTTCAGATTTGCa CTCAGTGTGGAATCTGTGGCAGACGAGGCTGCAGCGGCAACAGCACCTCAAGATGTTAGAGGGTCGAGCCCAAGAGCAAAGGGCGCTGAGGCTACAGAGCAAG GCTTGGAATCTTTGGAAAGAGACGCATGGAGCCGCTTGTTACCAGAAGGAAGAAGAGTCTAAAGCGGCTCTTTATTTCATTCTGCGACTAAAAACAAGAGCATTTCATCAGTGGATGAGTTTTGCCTCCCATCAAAAGGCCAAGAAAGATACACAAG CCATGGCTCAGCGTGCAGGTCGTCTCCGCCTGGTCAGGAAGTGTTTGAGTGAATGGAGAATAGCTCTGAGTCACAAACAGAAGCAAGAGAGGCGTTTGCAAGCTGCAGACCACTTGGCTGTTCAGAGCACTCGACGCAGAGCGCTAGGCCGCTGGAGAGGCT ATGTGCAGCTGTGCAGAGAAAAAGTGGACAGAAACCAGACAGCACGTCAGCATTTCCAGCATCATTTACTG CGAGCCGGACTGCTGGGGTTCTCTCTGAACGTCACCTGGAGCAAAACACACCGACTGAACAACAACATGGCCGTCCAGCACTGTCAACAAACG ATGGTGACTAAGTACTGGAAACTGTGGATCAATCAGCTGGAGGAAGCCGAAGATCAGAGCTTTCAGCCCCTAACCGACAAGGCGGTGACAAATTACAG GGTTTCTGTGATGAGGTGCTTTTTTCAccactggagagaaaaacttGCTGAACAGAGTCGTATGCAg GAAATGGAGCATCGTGCTGACGTCTGGTTTGCTGAGCGCATCTTACCTCAATGTTTCAGGTCTTGGGTGGAGTTCACTCTGCAGGGACAGCTGCGAGGACAGCGGCGACTCAAAGCTGAAGTTTTTAATCG acaGCGTCAGTTCACCTGGGTGTTCTACACCTGGTGGGGACGGTCAGAGAAGCACAAGGAGCAGAAGCTCTTTGAGCGGATG GCGGTTCTCCACGAGGAGCAACGCTGCTTACAGAGAGCTTGGCTGCGGTGGAGACGATGGACACAGCAGCAGATCAGAGAGGCGGAGAAACAGGAGGCTTCACACCATCTGTACACTCACAGGCTTCTCCACAACACGCTGATGCAGTGGAGAGACTACAGCGCTGAGATGCGAGACAG GAGACTCAGAGAGCTGCAGGCTTGTCGTCGGAGGGATTTACATTCTCTGCAATGGGCTGTAGAGAAATGGAAGAAG TTTGTTCAAAAGCGGCGAGTGAAGAAAAGCAGACTGAAGGAGGTGCGAGAACACCATGAAGCTAAGCTTCTCAAACATTCCTTCGTGGCCTGGGAG AATCATCGATTTGAGATGTCTCTGATGTATGAACATGCGAAGGAGCTTCAGCAGCAGCAAACACAGAGTTTACTCAG GAAAACCCTAACAGCATGGAGGGAGAAAGCAGAGCTGCTGGCTGAGTTTCGGCTTGCGGAGCAACAAGCCCAGGAGCACTTTCAACAATCCACTCAGAAGAAG GTTTTTCATGCTTGGAGAGAAGTAACAACACATGCACTGTTGAAGCGGGACCAGCAGAGGGAGGCGCTCAGCCGGGCTCAGATATCAGTAAATAAAG CACGGCTGCTGCTGGTTTTCAGACAATGGAGGAAACAAACCATGGAGGCTCGGAGGCAGAGGATAAACATGGAAAAGGCTAGAAGACATCATAACTCCAAACTGCTCTCTACAGCCCTAAATGCATGGAGCAAGTATCACTGCCAGCACCAGAGAAATAAG GTGATGAAAAGACAAGGACTTTTGTTGCTGAGGCTAAAGATGTACCAAAAGTTCTTTGAACAGTGGAAAACGAAG CTGCAGCACAGACAGAGATTGGCTAATCAGACGGAGCGAGCTCTCTGGCACTGGTCCCTCACCCTTCAGGCTAAG GTGTTGCTGGGATGGAGGCTCTGGGTCACAGAACAGCACAGCAAGCGGAAGCATGTAGCCAGAGCTGCACTGGTGTACAGAGACAAGCTGCTGAGGGAGGGCGTGACCTGCATCCTCACCTACGCTGCGCACATGAACGACCTCACAGCGAGTCTGACGCAGCCCAGCCAGGAACAA AGATCACAGCGCCTGCAGAGAGTTGTGAAACGCTGCGCCATGAGGTGGAAGTGGCGGGCGTTGCGTAAACCACAAAAGGAGCAAGAAGTCAGAGAGCAGCCGCTAAGGAAGAGTGTGACCTTCTGTTTGCCGTACCTTGGCAGCGTTTCCACGCCTGACTCAGCGGAGCAGGAAGATGAAGCACTTAGCAGCCA GAAATTTAACTTGAGCAGCACTGAAGCAGCACTGGAACCCCCACACCTACCTGCAGTGTCCTGCCTCCATCATGATAAAGACCCTTCCACTTCTTCATATGAGACAAGCTTCATATCTGCAACAGAGTCACCTCTGGAGACCAGAACTCAAGATCTTCTTCTGCCACCATCGGCCTTTATGACTTCAAGGATACAGAAATCT ttGAACAGTTCAGGTCTCAGAGAAGCTCCATTTGTTCCCCTTCATGAGTCTGTGTCTCCATCTAAACACCTCCCACCAGGTTTTCAAG ATCCCAGTTTGAAGAATCCTCCTGATGATGACGCATCTGCTCTGACGAGTGAGCTTCTGAGCATTCAGATAGACATGAAGAACTTCCAGCAGAGCAAAAAGCAGCTTTG GGCATGGCGGAAGCTGAGAGACGTGTTGCGGAGTTGGGTGCAGATGAGTGCAGAGGATGAAGTGGAAAAAAGGGCCGTTTGTGAGGAGCTGAAGGAA CTGGAGAAGCGAATTGAGGAACTGTCTGCTGAGctggaaaaacagaaaccaacagTCCGGCTTCATGTGGAGAGGATCCAACGTTTGCAGTCTGCCCTCAACAATACAGGAGTCTATCCTCTCCATTAG
- the sfi1 gene encoding protein SFI1 homolog isoform X4, which yields MLELSLEQKRLSDLHSVWNLWQTRLQRQQHLKMLEGRAQEQRALRLQSKAWNLWKETHGAACYQKEEESKAALYFILRLKTRAFHQWMSFASHQKAKKDTQAMAQRAGRLRLVRKCLSEWRIALSHKQKQERRLQAADHLAVQSTRRRALGRWRGYVQLCREKVDRNQTARQHFQHHLLRAGLLGFSLNVTWSKTHRLNNNMAVQHCQQTMVTKYWKLWINQLEEAEDQSFQPLTDKAVTNYRVSVMRCFFHHWREKLAEQSRMQEMEHRADVWFAERILPQCFRSWVEFTLQGQLRGQRRLKAEVFNRQRQFTWVFYTWWGRSEKHKEQKLFERMAVLHEEQRCLQRAWLRWRRWTQQQIREAEKQEASHHLYTHRLLHNTLMQWRDYSAEMRDRRLRELQACRRRDLHSLQWAVEKWKKFVQKRRVKKSRLKEVREHHEAKLLKHSFVAWENHRFEMSLMYEHAKELQQQQTQSLLRKTLTAWREKAELLAEFRLAEQQAQEHFQQSTQKKVFHAWREVTTHALLKRDQQREALSRAQISVNKARLLLVFRQWRKQTMEARRQRINMEKARRHHNSKLLSTALNAWSKYHCQHQRNKVMKRQGLLLLRLKMYQKFFEQWKTKLQHRQRLANQTERALWHWSLTLQAKCVHFSRNKDQWTSAFGVSQCCFVNLLQVLLGWRLWVTEQHSKRKHVARAALVYRDKLLREGVTCILTYAAHMNDLTASLTQPSQEQRSQRLQRVVKRCAMRWKWRALRKPQKEQEVREQPLRKSVTFCLPYLGSVSTPDSAEQEDEALSSQKFNLSSTEAALEPPHLPAVSCLHHDKDPSTSSYETSFISATESPLETRTQDLLLPPSAFMTSRIQKSLNSSGLREAPFVPLHESVSPSKHLPPGFQDPSLKNPPDDDASALTSELLSIQIDMKNFQQSKKQLWAWRKLRDVLRSWVQMSAEDEVEKRAVCEELKELEKRIEELSAELEKQKPTVRLHVERIQRLQSALNNTGVYPLH from the exons ATGCTTGAATTGTCTCTTGAGCAGAAGAGGCTTTCAGATTTGCa CTCAGTGTGGAATCTGTGGCAGACGAGGCTGCAGCGGCAACAGCACCTCAAGATGTTAGAGGGTCGAGCCCAAGAGCAAAGGGCGCTGAGGCTACAGAGCAAG GCTTGGAATCTTTGGAAAGAGACGCATGGAGCCGCTTGTTACCAGAAGGAAGAAGAGTCTAAAGCGGCTCTTTATTTCATTCTGCGACTAAAAACAAGAGCATTTCATCAGTGGATGAGTTTTGCCTCCCATCAAAAGGCCAAGAAAGATACACAAG CCATGGCTCAGCGTGCAGGTCGTCTCCGCCTGGTCAGGAAGTGTTTGAGTGAATGGAGAATAGCTCTGAGTCACAAACAGAAGCAAGAGAGGCGTTTGCAAGCTGCAGACCACTTGGCTGTTCAGAGCACTCGACGCAGAGCGCTAGGCCGCTGGAGAGGCT ATGTGCAGCTGTGCAGAGAAAAAGTGGACAGAAACCAGACAGCACGTCAGCATTTCCAGCATCATTTACTG CGAGCCGGACTGCTGGGGTTCTCTCTGAACGTCACCTGGAGCAAAACACACCGACTGAACAACAACATGGCCGTCCAGCACTGTCAACAAACG ATGGTGACTAAGTACTGGAAACTGTGGATCAATCAGCTGGAGGAAGCCGAAGATCAGAGCTTTCAGCCCCTAACCGACAAGGCGGTGACAAATTACAG GGTTTCTGTGATGAGGTGCTTTTTTCAccactggagagaaaaacttGCTGAACAGAGTCGTATGCAg GAAATGGAGCATCGTGCTGACGTCTGGTTTGCTGAGCGCATCTTACCTCAATGTTTCAGGTCTTGGGTGGAGTTCACTCTGCAGGGACAGCTGCGAGGACAGCGGCGACTCAAAGCTGAAGTTTTTAATCG acaGCGTCAGTTCACCTGGGTGTTCTACACCTGGTGGGGACGGTCAGAGAAGCACAAGGAGCAGAAGCTCTTTGAGCGGATG GCGGTTCTCCACGAGGAGCAACGCTGCTTACAGAGAGCTTGGCTGCGGTGGAGACGATGGACACAGCAGCAGATCAGAGAGGCGGAGAAACAGGAGGCTTCACACCATCTGTACACTCACAGGCTTCTCCACAACACGCTGATGCAGTGGAGAGACTACAGCGCTGAGATGCGAGACAG GAGACTCAGAGAGCTGCAGGCTTGTCGTCGGAGGGATTTACATTCTCTGCAATGGGCTGTAGAGAAATGGAAGAAG TTTGTTCAAAAGCGGCGAGTGAAGAAAAGCAGACTGAAGGAGGTGCGAGAACACCATGAAGCTAAGCTTCTCAAACATTCCTTCGTGGCCTGGGAG AATCATCGATTTGAGATGTCTCTGATGTATGAACATGCGAAGGAGCTTCAGCAGCAGCAAACACAGAGTTTACTCAG GAAAACCCTAACAGCATGGAGGGAGAAAGCAGAGCTGCTGGCTGAGTTTCGGCTTGCGGAGCAACAAGCCCAGGAGCACTTTCAACAATCCACTCAGAAGAAG GTTTTTCATGCTTGGAGAGAAGTAACAACACATGCACTGTTGAAGCGGGACCAGCAGAGGGAGGCGCTCAGCCGGGCTCAGATATCAGTAAATAAAG CACGGCTGCTGCTGGTTTTCAGACAATGGAGGAAACAAACCATGGAGGCTCGGAGGCAGAGGATAAACATGGAAAAGGCTAGAAGACATCATAACTCCAAACTGCTCTCTACAGCCCTAAATGCATGGAGCAAGTATCACTGCCAGCACCAGAGAAATAAG GTGATGAAAAGACAAGGACTTTTGTTGCTGAGGCTAAAGATGTACCAAAAGTTCTTTGAACAGTGGAAAACGAAG CTGCAGCACAGACAGAGATTGGCTAATCAGACGGAGCGAGCTCTCTGGCACTGGTCCCTCACCCTTCAGGCTAAG TGTGTACACTTCAGCAGAAATAAAGATCAATGGACCTCAGCATTCGGGGTGTCTCAGTGTTGCTTTGTGAACCTGCTGCAGGTGTTGCTGGGATGGAGGCTCTGGGTCACAGAACAGCACAGCAAGCGGAAGCATGTAGCCAGAGCTGCACTGGTGTACAGAGACAAGCTGCTGAGGGAGGGCGTGACCTGCATCCTCACCTACGCTGCGCACATGAACGACCTCACAGCGAGTCTGACGCAGCCCAGCCAGGAACAA AGATCACAGCGCCTGCAGAGAGTTGTGAAACGCTGCGCCATGAGGTGGAAGTGGCGGGCGTTGCGTAAACCACAAAAGGAGCAAGAAGTCAGAGAGCAGCCGCTAAGGAAGAGTGTGACCTTCTGTTTGCCGTACCTTGGCAGCGTTTCCACGCCTGACTCAGCGGAGCAGGAAGATGAAGCACTTAGCAGCCA GAAATTTAACTTGAGCAGCACTGAAGCAGCACTGGAACCCCCACACCTACCTGCAGTGTCCTGCCTCCATCATGATAAAGACCCTTCCACTTCTTCATATGAGACAAGCTTCATATCTGCAACAGAGTCACCTCTGGAGACCAGAACTCAAGATCTTCTTCTGCCACCATCGGCCTTTATGACTTCAAGGATACAGAAATCT ttGAACAGTTCAGGTCTCAGAGAAGCTCCATTTGTTCCCCTTCATGAGTCTGTGTCTCCATCTAAACACCTCCCACCAGGTTTTCAAG ATCCCAGTTTGAAGAATCCTCCTGATGATGACGCATCTGCTCTGACGAGTGAGCTTCTGAGCATTCAGATAGACATGAAGAACTTCCAGCAGAGCAAAAAGCAGCTTTG GGCATGGCGGAAGCTGAGAGACGTGTTGCGGAGTTGGGTGCAGATGAGTGCAGAGGATGAAGTGGAAAAAAGGGCCGTTTGTGAGGAGCTGAAGGAA CTGGAGAAGCGAATTGAGGAACTGTCTGCTGAGctggaaaaacagaaaccaacagTCCGGCTTCATGTGGAGAGGATCCAACGTTTGCAGTCTGCCCTCAACAATACAGGAGTCTATCCTCTCCATTAG